In Nicotiana tabacum cultivar K326 chromosome 11, ASM71507v2, whole genome shotgun sequence, a single window of DNA contains:
- the LOC107809137 gene encoding embryo-specific protein ATS3B yields the protein MGGRNSAVLLLLLILIAASFFTSSQARSITSTPTKPHVFRSFSINTNQSAATARSCSYTLTIKTSCSSPKYTRDKVSIAFGDAYGFEVYAPRLDNPSSRIFERCSTDTFQIRGPCTYEICYLNLLRVGSDGWKPESVKVYGPNRPVITFNYNKFLPNGVWFGFNHCRKVSGSVI from the exons ATGGGTGGAAGAAACTCTGCGGTCCTGCTGCTGCTCCTGATCCTCATCGCAGCTTCTTTCTTCACTTCCTCGCAAGCAAGATCAATTACTTCAACTCCAACAAAACCCCATGTTTTCAGATCCTTCTCCATCAACACCAATCAG AGCGCAGCTACTGCAAGGAGCTGCTCATACACATTGACCATCAAAACAAGCTGTTCTTCACCTAAATACACCAGAGACAAAGTCAGTATTGCTTTTGGAGATGCTTATGGCTTTGAG GTCTATGCACCAAGACTAGATAACCCATCGTCAAGGATTTTCGAGAGGTGCTCGACGGATACATTCCAGATACGTGGCCCATGTACTTATGAGATCTGCTACCTTAACTTGTTGAGGGTTGGATCGGATGGCTGGAAACCAGAGAGCGTGAAGGTGTATGGTCCAAATCGTCCTGTTATTACGTTTAACTATAATAAGTTTCTACCTAATGGTGTGTGGTTTGGATTTAATCACTGTCGTAAAGTCTCTGGCTCTGTTATATAG